Proteins from a single region of Neodiprion virginianus isolate iyNeoVirg1 chromosome 4, iyNeoVirg1.1, whole genome shotgun sequence:
- the LOC124302365 gene encoding uncharacterized protein LOC124302365 gives MRGRKESSSRSIELPAKCKFGNLSVRAFPVETKSSTNCMEAKKLGENMEEGLKRPRVNRTRKISPECSIVKRCREAEARRTKLQKCCDIRHSKVKKQGYEPVCQILTAAGSLESYRSHLGHRNLYPGRSDRYDRQPPAVPMPDFDR, from the exons ATGCGAGGGCGTAAAGAATCCAGCTCGAGGTCGATTGAACTCCCGGCGAAATGTAAGTTTGGAAATCTGAGCGTCAGGGCGTTTCCTGTCGAGACGAAGAGCAGCACGAACTGCATGGAAGCGAAAAAACTTGGGGAGAATATGGAGGAAGGATTGAAGAGGCCAAGGGTCAACCGTACGAGAAAAATTAGTCCGGAATGTTCCATAGTAAAAAGATGCAGAGAGGCGGAGGCGCGCAGgacgaaattacaaaaatgcTGTGACATTAGGCACAGCAAAGTTAAGAAGCAGGGCTACGAACCTGTCTGCCAAATTTTGACAGCGGCTGGCAGCTTGGAATCTTACAGATCGCATTTGGGACACAGAAATT TGTACCCCGGAAGATCGGATCGCTACGACAGGCAACCACCCGCCGTTCCTATGCCAGACTTCGACAGGTGA
- the LOC124303885 gene encoding cytochrome c oxidase subunit 7C, mitochondrial-like, whose product MLSRQIVRNFMTTVARRSGADDFHGGVPGGNLPFGINNRYKLTAYFIFFFGTGLGVPYLLVRHQLLKK is encoded by the exons ATGCTGTCACGCCAGATCGTGAGAAACTTCATGACGACGGTTGCTCGTCGAAGCGGGGCCGACGATTTTCACGGCGGTGTTCCCGGAGGC AACCTGCCGTTCGGCATCAACAACAGGTACAAGCTCACCGCCtacttcatctttttcttcggTACCGGTCTCGGCGTTCCATACCTTCTTGTTCGTCACCAGTTGTTGAAGAAGTGA
- the LOC124303883 gene encoding CD151 antigen-like — MVKGAERLPGTSSRIRTRDDGCCSVNFLKCVLHIYNVVLFLSGIAVGGIGIWTVVSKHSYISLLSTSTYPILAYALIAAGGLAIIASWLGCGGVTSENRCILIVYIFVVMAVLVLEAGVGAISRLYEEQVDPEMRMNLNRTFLETYSIRSRETAAIDAMQKEFKCCGAMRFEDWLYSEWRKDKEVISNRSLVPDSCCKTPSLLCGRRDHPSNIQYTGCIYKFLETTKDHLIILGAVGLGLSVLELFGIILGSCLYIKLRHDFDD; from the exons atggtCAAAGGCGCTGAACGACTTCCCGGCACCTCGTCCAGGATCAGGACGAGGGACGATGGATGCTGCTCCGTCAATTTCCTCAAATGCGTTCTTCACATATACAACGTTGTTCTATTC CTTTCCGGCATCGCGGTTGGAGGCATCGGCATTTGGACCGTCGTATCGAAGCACAGCTACATATCTCTACTCTCTACATCCACTTATCCAATATTGGCCTACGCTCTGATCGCTGCCGGTGGTTTGGCCATTATTGCTAGCTGGCTCGGATGCGGCGGCGTCACATCGGAAAACAGATGCATCCTCATTGTG TATATATTCGTTGTGATGGCCGTGCTGGTGCTGGAAGCCGGTGTTGGAGCCATATCGCGACTCTACGAGGAGCAAGTCGATCCGGAGATGAGGATGAACCTGAATCGCACCTTCCTCGAAACGTATTCCATAAGATCCAGGGAAACCGCCGCCATTGACGCAATGCAGAAGGAG TTCAAATGCTGCGGAGCGATGAGATTCGAAGATTGGCTGTACAGCGAGTGGAGAAAAGATAAGGAGGTGATTTCGAATCGAAGCCTCGTACCGGACAGTTGTTGCAAGACCCCGTCTCTTTTGTGCGGTCGCAGAGACCATCCGTCCAACATACAGTACACG GGTTGCATATACAAATTCCTCGAGACGACGAAGGATCACCTGATCATTTTAGGTGCCGTTGGTCTTGGCCTTTCGGTCCTCGAGTTGTTCGGTATCATCCTTGGTTCCTGTCTCTACATCAAGCTGAGGCACGATTTTGACGACTGA
- the LOC124302849 gene encoding skin secretory protein xP2-like, with the protein MRSRDNGFSTRIALYLAFQRIFVNQEGEAPPPADAAAPPEAAAPPAADAAAAAAPAPPAEGAPAPAAAPPADGTAPPPPADGTAPPAEAPADGTAPASPPADGTAPPPPADGTAPPPADGAPPADGAVPAPPADGTAPAPPADGTAPAPAADGTTPAPPPADGSAPAPAAEGGAAAPPADGAAPAAAPAEGAPAAVPAEGRGIFRRNVPTIFVSNHRFN; encoded by the exons ATGCGCTCAC GTGACAATGGATTCTCTACTCGAATTGCCTTATACTTGGCATTTCAGAGGATATTCGTAAAC caGGAAGGGGAGGCTCCTCCTCCAGCTGACGCAGCCGCTCCTCCAGAGGCGGCAGCGCCACCAGCGGCAGACGCGGCAGCAGCCGCGGCACCTGCGCCTCCCGCCGAGGGTGCGCCTGCGCCAGCAGCAGCGCCACCTGCGGATGGAACGGCACCTCCACCTCCCGCCGACGGAACCGCTCCTCCAGCTGAGGCTCCAGCGGACGGAACGGCACCAGCATCTCCACCTGCGGATGGAACCGCGCCTCCACCTCCAGCCGACGGAACGGCGCCTCCCCCTGCAG ATGGCGCCCCGCCTGCAGATGGCGCAGTGCCGGCACCTCCAGCTGACGGAACAGCACCTGCGCCTCCAGCTGACGGAACGGCACCAGCACCAGCTGCCGACGGAACGACACCAGCTCCACCCCCAGCTGACGGTTCCGCGCCTGCACCAGCTGCCGAAGGTGGAGCAGCGGCACCGCCGGCAGATGGCGCTGCACCAGCAGCGGCACCAGCGGAAGGCGCGCCTGCGGCGGTCCCAGCGGAAGGTAGGGGCATATTCCGGAGAAATGTTCCCACGATTTTCGTTTCGAATCATCGTTTCAATTAA